A portion of the Cyanobium sp. PCC 7001 genome contains these proteins:
- a CDS encoding plasma-membrane proton-efflux P-type ATPase — protein MPELLRQLKASAGGLASAEALRRLQDGGPNELPRHAVSPWRLLLGHLWGPIAWMIELAALLSALVRDWSDLGLILLLLAANAGVGFWEEFKAGNEIAALEAQLAREARVLRDGLWRLVPARELVPGDVIRLRIGDIVPADARLLDGGPVEVDQSPLTGESLPVERERGGAVLSGSILRRGEADALVHATGPATSFARTARLAEAEPPPSHFQQAVLKIGDYLILVALLLITLILVVALFRGHGMVETLRFALVLCVASIPVAMPTVLSVTLAVGAERLARRRAVVTRLAAIEELAGIDILCSDKTGTLTQNRLSLGSPFCVPPATPEQLLRCAALASRAEDGDPIDAAVLEAPEAGSALAGMRIEGFSPFDPVSKRTEATAVDAAGRRLRVSKGAPQVILALADEATAVHPAVNQAVEAFACRGFRSLAVAAAEDDGPWRVLGVLPLFDPPRQDSRTTLEELGQLGITTKLITGDQVAIAREMAHQLGLGSTILPAEDLETAPGTPQASPLFDPGERIEGSDGFAQVFPEHKYRIVELLQRRGHLVGMTGDGVNDAPALKRADAGIAVSGASDAARSAADIVLLSPGLGVVVAAIRESRRIFQRMHHYAVYRIAETIRVLVFMTVSILVFDFYPLSALMIVLLALLNDGAILSIAYDRTRWSPRPVRWQMPVVLGVATMLGLAGVVATFGLLYLAEVGFNQARPFIQTLLYLKLSVAGHLTVFAARTVGPFWSVRPALPLLLAVVGTQLVATLLAVYGILMAPIGWGWALLVWGYSLLWFLVEDRVKLLAYDLFGRRPTLLRRLVPHRRLRPG, from the coding sequence GTGCCCGAGCTGCTCCGGCAGCTGAAGGCATCGGCCGGGGGCCTGGCCAGTGCCGAAGCCTTGCGGCGCCTCCAGGATGGGGGCCCCAACGAGCTGCCTCGCCACGCGGTGTCGCCCTGGCGGCTGTTGCTGGGCCATCTCTGGGGGCCCATCGCCTGGATGATCGAGCTGGCCGCCCTGCTCTCCGCCCTGGTGCGCGACTGGAGCGACCTGGGGCTGATCCTGCTGCTGCTGGCCGCCAATGCCGGGGTGGGCTTCTGGGAGGAGTTCAAGGCCGGCAACGAGATCGCGGCGCTCGAGGCCCAGCTGGCCCGGGAGGCGCGGGTGCTGCGGGACGGACTCTGGAGGCTGGTGCCGGCCCGGGAGCTGGTGCCCGGCGATGTGATCCGGCTGCGGATCGGCGACATCGTGCCGGCCGACGCCCGCCTGCTGGACGGGGGGCCGGTCGAGGTCGACCAGTCACCCCTCACCGGTGAATCCCTGCCGGTGGAACGGGAGCGGGGGGGCGCCGTGCTCTCCGGCTCGATCCTGCGCCGCGGGGAAGCCGATGCCCTGGTGCACGCCACCGGGCCGGCCACCAGCTTCGCCCGCACCGCCCGGCTGGCGGAGGCTGAACCGCCGCCCAGCCATTTCCAGCAGGCGGTGCTCAAGATCGGCGACTACCTGATCCTGGTGGCACTGCTGCTGATCACCCTGATCCTGGTGGTGGCCCTGTTCCGGGGGCACGGGATGGTGGAGACGCTGCGCTTCGCCCTGGTGCTCTGCGTGGCCTCGATCCCCGTGGCCATGCCCACGGTGCTGTCGGTGACCCTGGCCGTGGGAGCTGAACGGCTGGCCCGGCGCCGGGCCGTGGTCACCCGGCTCGCCGCCATCGAGGAGCTGGCGGGGATCGACATCCTCTGCTCCGACAAGACGGGCACGCTCACCCAGAACCGCCTCAGCCTCGGCTCGCCCTTCTGCGTGCCGCCAGCCACGCCGGAGCAGCTGCTGCGCTGCGCCGCACTCGCCTCCCGGGCCGAAGACGGCGATCCGATCGATGCCGCCGTGCTGGAGGCCCCCGAGGCCGGCTCCGCCCTGGCCGGGATGCGGATCGAGGGGTTCAGTCCCTTCGATCCGGTGTCCAAGCGCACCGAGGCCACGGCGGTGGACGCCGCCGGCCGGCGGCTGCGGGTGAGCAAGGGGGCTCCCCAGGTGATCCTGGCCCTGGCCGATGAGGCGACAGCGGTGCATCCTGCCGTGAATCAGGCGGTGGAGGCCTTTGCCTGCCGCGGCTTTCGCTCCCTGGCCGTTGCCGCCGCCGAAGACGACGGCCCCTGGCGGGTGCTCGGCGTGCTGCCCCTCTTTGATCCACCCCGCCAGGACAGCCGCACCACCCTGGAGGAGCTGGGGCAACTGGGCATCACCACCAAGCTCATCACCGGGGACCAGGTGGCGATCGCCCGGGAGATGGCGCACCAGCTGGGCCTGGGCAGCACCATCCTGCCGGCGGAGGACCTGGAGACGGCTCCCGGCACACCCCAGGCATCCCCCCTGTTCGATCCCGGCGAACGGATCGAGGGGAGCGACGGTTTCGCCCAGGTGTTTCCGGAGCACAAGTACCGGATCGTGGAGCTGCTGCAGCGCCGCGGTCATCTGGTGGGGATGACCGGCGACGGCGTGAATGATGCGCCCGCCCTGAAGCGCGCCGACGCCGGCATCGCCGTGTCCGGGGCGAGCGATGCGGCCCGCAGTGCCGCCGACATCGTGCTGCTCAGCCCCGGACTTGGGGTGGTGGTGGCGGCGATCCGGGAAAGTCGGCGCATCTTCCAGCGGATGCACCACTACGCCGTGTACCGGATCGCCGAAACGATCCGGGTGCTGGTGTTCATGACCGTATCGATCCTGGTGTTCGACTTCTATCCGCTCTCGGCGCTGATGATCGTGCTGCTGGCGTTGCTCAACGACGGCGCCATCCTCTCGATCGCCTACGACCGCACCCGCTGGTCACCCCGACCGGTGCGCTGGCAGATGCCGGTGGTGCTGGGGGTCGCCACGATGCTGGGTCTGGCCGGCGTGGTCGCCACCTTCGGCCTCCTCTACCTGGCGGAGGTGGGATTCAACCAGGCCCGGCCGTTCATCCAGACCCTTCTCTATCTGAAGCTGTCGGTGGCGGGCCATCTCACGGTGTTTGCGGCCCGCACCGTGGGGCCCTTCTGGTCGGTGCGACCGGCCCTGCCGCTGCTGCTGGCCGTGGTGGGCACCCAGCTGGTGGCCACGCTCCTGGCGGTGTACGGGATCCTGATGGCACCGATCGGCTGGGGCTGGGCCCTGCTGGTGTGGGGCTACTCGCTGCTCTGGTTCCTGGTGGAGGATCGGGTGAAGCTGCTGGCCTACGACCTCTTCGGCCGGCGCCCCACCCTGCTGCGCCGTCTGGTGCCGCACCGCCGGCTCCGGCCGGGCTGA
- a CDS encoding carboxypeptidase M32, with product MSTSGPALRQLRDHLHETRLLGSISSTLYYDQNTVMPAAGAEWRGEQLGLLATQIHRRQSDPHYAELLQAAEAEVAAGRHGPPSAPLQRNLALLRLELERQRRLDPALVPALAQAQSRGNAVWQEARSRSDFSRFAPALQELISLRRSQAAQLAAAEPVARSSWEVLAQPFEPGISKARLEALFTPLRQQLPPLLDRATEAIGRNPSGCSPDKPVELPEALQEQLCAALLQSWGYDAQRCQRSRSAHPFSCTLGPADFRITTRVVPGQPLSALLATAHEWGHSLYEQGLPRSDDHYFPWPLGEATSMGVHESQSLFWECRIARGEAFARRWHPRLVHGLGADPWGDGHGFWRALNPVRPGLIRVEADELSYCLHIVLRYELELALLEQDMPVEELPGEWNRRMQELLGLTPANHAEGCLQDIHWAEGLFGYFPSYALGHLISAQLAERLESDLGGPGALETCVAEGEEGRLRHWLAERVWPLGRSVEGEELVQQVSGQPLSPDPFLRYLSGKLERLLG from the coding sequence ATGAGCACATCGGGCCCAGCCCTCAGGCAGCTGCGCGACCATCTCCACGAGACGCGGCTGCTCGGCTCGATCAGCAGCACCCTCTACTACGACCAGAACACGGTGATGCCCGCCGCTGGAGCGGAGTGGCGGGGCGAACAGCTCGGGCTGCTCGCCACCCAGATCCATCGCCGCCAGAGCGATCCGCACTACGCCGAGTTGCTGCAGGCGGCGGAAGCGGAGGTGGCTGCCGGGCGGCATGGCCCCCCATCGGCCCCGCTTCAGCGCAACCTGGCGTTGCTGCGGCTGGAGCTGGAGCGGCAGCGACGCCTGGATCCCGCCCTGGTGCCCGCCCTGGCCCAGGCCCAGTCGCGGGGGAATGCGGTCTGGCAGGAGGCGCGGTCCCGCAGCGACTTCAGCCGCTTCGCCCCGGCCCTGCAGGAGCTGATCAGCCTGCGCCGCAGCCAGGCCGCCCAGCTGGCGGCGGCCGAGCCTGTGGCGCGCAGCAGCTGGGAGGTGCTGGCCCAGCCCTTCGAGCCCGGCATCAGCAAAGCCCGGCTGGAGGCCCTGTTCACCCCGCTGCGCCAACAGCTGCCGCCCCTGCTGGACCGGGCCACCGAGGCGATCGGCCGGAACCCCAGCGGCTGCAGCCCTGACAAGCCGGTCGAGCTGCCCGAGGCCCTGCAGGAGCAGCTCTGCGCCGCGCTGCTGCAGAGCTGGGGCTATGACGCGCAACGCTGCCAGCGCTCCCGATCGGCCCACCCCTTTTCCTGCACCCTGGGACCGGCCGACTTCCGCATCACCACGCGGGTGGTGCCAGGGCAGCCGCTCTCGGCCCTGCTGGCCACGGCCCACGAGTGGGGGCATTCCCTCTACGAGCAGGGCCTGCCCCGCAGCGACGATCACTATTTCCCGTGGCCCCTCGGGGAAGCCACCTCGATGGGGGTGCATGAATCCCAGTCGCTGTTCTGGGAATGCCGGATCGCCAGAGGCGAGGCCTTTGCCCGGCGCTGGCATCCTCGCCTGGTGCACGGACTGGGCGCTGATCCCTGGGGCGACGGTCACGGCTTCTGGCGTGCCCTCAATCCCGTTCGACCCGGCCTGATCCGGGTGGAGGCCGACGAGCTGAGCTACTGCCTCCACATCGTGCTGCGCTACGAGCTGGAGCTGGCCCTGCTCGAGCAGGACATGCCGGTGGAGGAGCTGCCAGGGGAATGGAACCGGCGCATGCAGGAGCTGCTCGGTCTCACGCCTGCCAACCACGCCGAGGGATGCCTGCAGGACATCCACTGGGCAGAGGGCCTGTTCGGCTACTTCCCCTCCTACGCCCTGGGCCATCTGATCAGTGCCCAGCTGGCTGAGCGGCTGGAGAGTGACCTGGGCGGACCCGGTGCCCTGGAGACCTGCGTGGCCGAGGGTGAGGAAGGGCGGCTGCGCCACTGGCTGGCGGAGAGGGTGTGGCCGCTTGGGCGCAGTGTGGAGGGCGAGGAGCTGGTGCAGCAGGTGAGCGGCCAACCACTCAGCCCGGATCCTTTCCTCCGCTATCTCAGCGGCAAGCTGGAGCGGCTGCTGGGCTGA
- a CDS encoding inorganic diphosphatase → MANIDHAPSRTMLNLLHVLPAFADEAELRLNTIVELNSMTINKYELITETGHLKLDRVGYSSLAYPFAYGCIPRTWDEDGDPLDIEIVGVTEPLVPGSLVEARIIGIMKFDDGGEVDDKVIAVLADDKRMDHITSYTQLGDHWLKETQYYWEHYKDLKKPGTCRVNGFFDAAEAVAIVKACEARYLAEIDAKLVN, encoded by the coding sequence ATGGCGAACATCGACCACGCCCCGAGCCGCACGATGCTCAACCTGTTGCACGTGCTGCCGGCCTTCGCCGATGAAGCCGAGCTCAGGCTCAACACGATCGTGGAGCTGAACTCCATGACGATCAACAAATACGAACTGATCACCGAAACGGGTCATCTCAAGCTGGATCGGGTCGGCTACTCCTCCCTCGCTTACCCCTTCGCCTACGGCTGCATCCCCCGCACCTGGGATGAGGACGGCGACCCCCTGGACATCGAGATCGTGGGCGTGACCGAGCCGCTGGTTCCAGGATCCCTGGTGGAGGCTCGCATCATCGGCATCATGAAGTTCGACGATGGCGGCGAGGTGGACGACAAGGTGATCGCCGTGCTCGCCGACGACAAGCGGATGGACCACATCACCAGCTACACCCAGCTGGGAGACCACTGGCTCAAAGAAACGCAGTACTACTGGGAGCACTACAAGGACCTCAAGAAGCCCGGCACCTGCAGGGTGAACGGCTTTTTCGACGCGGCCGAGGCCGTGGCGATCGTCAAGGCCTGCGAAGCGCGCTACCTGGCCGAGATCGACGCCAAACTGGTCAACTGA
- a CDS encoding L,D-transpeptidase has translation MAQRLIQRPLNPAPRHRLRTGGFALGVGLAALVCSLPSALAATNPATSAATTPPAPLAEPAPLSSPRPAPLPGEPATQPAEVQPAPAAIRREIVLELGRREISLRENGLVVRRWPVAIGDPSTPTPVGTFRVENKVLNPRYQSTRSGKINSTVGPQGPLGDRWIGFKHSGTNQYGIHGTPTAWAWTVTSRAAVSNGCVRMLTPHVRELFDKVDIGTPVIVKR, from the coding sequence ATGGCCCAGCGTCTGATCCAGCGCCCGCTGAACCCCGCCCCCAGGCACCGTCTCCGGACAGGGGGCTTTGCCCTGGGCGTGGGGCTCGCTGCCCTGGTGTGTTCCCTCCCCTCCGCTCTGGCCGCCACAAACCCTGCCACCAGCGCTGCAACCACCCCGCCCGCGCCCCTTGCCGAGCCTGCACCCCTGTCGTCTCCACGGCCTGCTCCACTGCCTGGGGAACCGGCCACGCAACCGGCAGAAGTTCAGCCGGCTCCTGCCGCCATCCGGCGGGAGATCGTGCTGGAACTGGGGCGACGGGAGATCAGCCTGCGGGAGAACGGGCTGGTGGTGAGACGTTGGCCCGTGGCCATCGGCGACCCCAGCACCCCCACGCCTGTGGGCACCTTCAGGGTGGAGAACAAGGTGCTGAATCCCCGCTACCAGAGCACCCGCAGCGGCAAGATCAACAGCACGGTGGGGCCCCAGGGTCCATTGGGAGACCGCTGGATCGGCTTCAAGCACAGCGGTACCAACCAGTACGGCATCCACGGCACGCCCACGGCCTGGGCCTGGACCGTCACCTCGCGGGCCGCGGTGTCCAACGGCTGCGTGCGCATGCTCACCCCCCATGTGCGTGAGCTGTTCGACAAGGTGGACATCGGCACCCCCGTGATCGTCAAGCGCTGA
- a CDS encoding chloride channel protein: MPASAPRPEPQQLQPPGEPEPGGPATRLPFQWSLLAWAALVGALTGMAVVLFHELLGLINNGLFGPLIEILLGIGRGPVAEPVQELTPLATDSATPLEALLRIGLGGLGFLPPPPAVPEPPPLPASQLPDWISLWPVVVVPTLGGLAVGLLRRFGGDLGPGLPSLMAMAEGTEAPAPRLPLLRLLGAALSLGSGASLGPEGPSVESGGNLGLWVALRGGLPPQRQKALVAAGVAAGLAAGFKAPIAGVFFAFEGSFSAIQGRPSLRAVLVAAVASALVTQLVLGDAPILRLPAYEVRSPLELPLYLGLGVLASLMSWLLVRLLALGRDQRLQRWLARLPAALPTALGGAAVGVMALGFPQVLGVGYDTVEALLGSDGGIPLLTLLLLLGVKLLATTVSNATGFVGGGFAPALVLGAVLGNGYGQLLGDAGLQLPVAEPPAYAMVGMAAVLAGSARAPLTALLLLFELTRDIRIVLPLMAAAGLSALLVERWQGLHDPGLLGPDVAEEQRRRQLAAVSVLDAIEPEAPLVLPAETPVVEALAELVAAHGHCLVVADGPWVIGLATLADLQRLIRSGNEIPAGAALADAPAVLLRACVRGDLLWLPEQATLAQLEDQLSPSGCRQLPVFAAQHIRAGVLPHGLPNPGLAVSSLRGLASRDGLARALARSALAQR, from the coding sequence TTGCCAGCGTCCGCCCCGAGGCCTGAACCCCAGCAGCTCCAGCCCCCTGGCGAGCCCGAGCCAGGCGGGCCGGCCACCCGCCTTCCCTTCCAGTGGAGCCTGCTGGCCTGGGCGGCCCTGGTGGGGGCCCTCACGGGCATGGCCGTGGTGCTCTTCCACGAACTGCTGGGGCTGATCAACAACGGGCTGTTCGGCCCCCTGATCGAGATCCTGCTCGGCATCGGCCGTGGACCGGTGGCCGAGCCGGTGCAGGAACTCACGCCCCTGGCGACCGACAGCGCCACTCCGCTGGAGGCCCTGCTCCGCATCGGCCTGGGCGGCCTCGGTTTCCTGCCGCCCCCCCCGGCGGTGCCGGAGCCACCGCCGCTGCCGGCCTCCCAGCTGCCGGACTGGATCAGCCTCTGGCCCGTGGTGGTGGTGCCCACCCTGGGCGGTCTGGCGGTGGGGCTGCTGCGACGGTTCGGGGGCGATCTGGGCCCGGGCCTGCCCAGCCTGATGGCCATGGCGGAGGGCACGGAAGCGCCTGCCCCGCGGTTGCCCCTGCTGCGCCTGCTGGGGGCGGCCCTGAGCCTGGGCAGCGGTGCCTCGCTCGGGCCTGAGGGGCCCAGTGTGGAGAGTGGCGGCAACCTGGGCCTCTGGGTGGCGCTGCGCGGAGGATTGCCGCCCCAGCGGCAGAAAGCGCTGGTGGCGGCCGGGGTGGCCGCGGGTTTGGCGGCGGGATTCAAGGCGCCGATCGCCGGGGTGTTCTTCGCCTTCGAGGGCAGTTTCAGTGCTATTCAGGGACGCCCCAGCCTCCGTGCCGTGCTGGTGGCCGCCGTGGCGTCTGCACTGGTCACCCAGCTGGTGCTGGGGGATGCGCCGATCCTGCGGCTGCCTGCCTACGAGGTGCGCTCCCCCCTGGAACTGCCCCTGTACCTGGGGCTGGGGGTGCTGGCCAGCCTGATGTCCTGGCTGCTGGTGCGCCTGCTGGCCCTCGGCCGTGATCAGCGGCTGCAGCGCTGGCTGGCCCGCCTTCCTGCGGCACTTCCCACGGCCCTCGGCGGCGCCGCCGTGGGGGTGATGGCGCTGGGCTTTCCCCAGGTGCTGGGCGTGGGCTACGACACGGTGGAAGCCCTGCTCGGCAGCGATGGGGGCATTCCCCTGCTCACGCTGCTGCTGCTGCTCGGCGTCAAGCTGCTGGCCACCACGGTGAGCAACGCCACCGGGTTCGTGGGGGGAGGCTTCGCCCCTGCCCTGGTGCTGGGGGCCGTGCTGGGCAACGGTTACGGCCAGTTGCTGGGGGATGCGGGCCTGCAGCTGCCGGTGGCGGAACCTCCCGCCTACGCCATGGTCGGCATGGCAGCGGTGCTGGCCGGAAGCGCCCGCGCCCCGCTCACCGCCCTGCTGCTGCTGTTCGAACTCACCCGGGATATCCGCATCGTGCTGCCGCTGATGGCGGCCGCCGGCCTCAGCGCCCTGCTGGTGGAGCGCTGGCAGGGCCTGCATGACCCCGGTCTGCTGGGGCCCGATGTGGCCGAGGAGCAGCGCCGCCGCCAGCTGGCGGCGGTGTCGGTGCTGGATGCCATCGAGCCGGAGGCTCCCCTGGTGCTGCCGGCGGAGACCCCGGTGGTGGAAGCCCTGGCCGAACTGGTGGCCGCGCATGGCCACTGTCTGGTGGTGGCCGACGGCCCCTGGGTGATCGGCCTGGCCACCCTCGCCGACCTGCAGCGGCTGATCCGATCAGGCAACGAGATCCCAGCCGGCGCCGCTCTGGCTGACGCTCCGGCTGTTTTGCTCCGTGCCTGTGTGCGCGGCGATCTGCTGTGGCTGCCGGAACAGGCGACTCTCGCCCAGTTGGAGGATCAGCTCAGCCCATCGGGCTGTCGCCAGCTGCCCGTGTTCGCCGCCCAGCACATCCGAGCCGGCGTTCTGCCCCACGGCCTGCCCAACCCGGGGTTGGCCGTGAGCAGCCTGCGGGGTCTGGCCAGCCGGGATGGCCTGGCCCGGGCCCTGGCCCGCTCGGCCCTGGCCCAGCGATAG
- the hemC gene encoding hydroxymethylbilane synthase, with protein sequence MAGSTLRIASRRSQLAMVQTHWVRDELAKAHDDLTITIEAMATQGDKILDVALAKIGDKGLFTKELEAQMLVDRADIAVHSLKDLPTNLPEGLMLGCITEREDPADALVVHAKHRDKTLATLPEGSVVGTSSLRRLAQLRHHFPHLTFKDVRGNVITRLEKLDSGEFDCLILAAAGLGRLGLGDRIHELIDPSISLHAVGQGALGIECREGDEPVLEQIKVLEHLPTARRCLAERAFLRELEGGCQVPIGVNTRFDGAGESGELVLTGMVASLDGQRLIRDEARGPQDDPEAIGIALARSLRNQGAGEILEEIFASVRPEA encoded by the coding sequence ATGGCCGGCTCCACCCTGCGCATTGCCTCCCGCCGCAGCCAGCTCGCCATGGTGCAGACCCACTGGGTGCGCGATGAGCTGGCCAAGGCCCACGACGATCTGACGATCACGATCGAGGCCATGGCCACCCAGGGCGACAAGATCCTGGATGTGGCCCTCGCCAAGATCGGCGACAAGGGCCTCTTCACCAAGGAGCTGGAGGCCCAGATGCTGGTGGACCGGGCCGACATCGCCGTGCACAGCCTCAAGGACCTTCCCACCAACCTGCCCGAGGGGCTGATGCTGGGCTGCATCACCGAGCGGGAGGATCCGGCCGACGCCCTGGTGGTGCATGCCAAGCACCGGGACAAGACCCTTGCCACCCTGCCGGAGGGTTCAGTGGTGGGCACCAGCTCCCTGCGCCGGCTGGCCCAGCTCCGTCACCACTTTCCGCACCTCACCTTCAAGGACGTGCGCGGCAACGTGATCACGCGCCTGGAGAAGCTCGATTCCGGCGAGTTCGACTGCCTGATCCTGGCGGCAGCCGGCCTGGGCCGGCTGGGCCTCGGCGACCGCATACACGAGCTGATCGATCCCTCCATTTCCCTGCACGCCGTGGGCCAGGGAGCCCTGGGCATCGAATGCCGCGAGGGCGACGAGCCCGTGCTGGAGCAGATCAAGGTGCTGGAGCACCTGCCCACGGCCCGCCGCTGCCTGGCCGAGCGGGCCTTTCTGCGGGAGCTGGAGGGCGGCTGTCAGGTGCCGATCGGTGTGAACACCCGCTTCGACGGAGCCGGGGAGAGCGGCGAGCTCGTCCTCACCGGCATGGTGGCCAGCCTGGATGGTCAGCGTCTGATTCGGGATGAGGCCCGCGGCCCCCAGGACGATCCGGAAGCCATCGGCATCGCCCTGGCCCGCAGCCTCCGGAACCAGGGCGCCGGCGAGATCCTGGAGGAGATCTTTGCCAGCGTCCGCCCCGAGGCCTGA
- a CDS encoding DUF1824 family protein has protein sequence MAVSLQSLRGLRTAPLLEPEELSGLRGELITRMGDCEWFTVGVMAPTARRAVATLRALEQACGWEALEPDPAQEDLDSRDGPVFLKANQSTGRFRLRLESGLGEGVLITGHSATAPEAEDTWGPLPLQCFG, from the coding sequence ATGGCCGTTTCCCTGCAGAGCCTGCGTGGTCTGCGCACGGCGCCCCTCCTCGAGCCTGAGGAGCTGAGCGGCCTGCGCGGTGAGCTGATCACCCGCATGGGTGACTGCGAGTGGTTCACGGTGGGGGTGATGGCTCCCACCGCCCGCCGGGCTGTCGCCACCTTGCGAGCCCTGGAGCAAGCGTGCGGCTGGGAGGCCCTGGAGCCCGATCCTGCCCAGGAGGATCTCGACAGCCGTGACGGCCCGGTGTTTCTGAAGGCCAACCAGAGCACCGGCCGCTTCCGGCTGCGCCTGGAGAGCGGCCTGGGGGAGGGCGTGCTGATCACCGGCCACAGCGCCACCGCCCCCGAGGCGGAGGACACCTGGGGCCCTCTGCCACTGCAGTGTTTCGGCTGA
- the rpoD gene encoding RNA polymerase sigma factor RpoD, translating into MSTALPKAKPAAQILMVATATGEAVNVSPAAADQIATDTPAATKGKAAGKATKPAAKTGAAAKAKAAAKTSTPKTSAKATAAKSSAGKASAGKVSAANASAADLDAAADELLAAAGTAGAKADASAKAAKAPKAAGDQKPAGDEKAAKALASIKVGPKGVYTEDSIRVYLQEIGRIRLLRPDEEIELARKIADLLQLEELAAQFEADHGHYPDNKEWAALVDMPLIKFRRRLMLGRRAKEKMVQSNLRLVVSIAKKYMNRGLSFQDLIQEGSLGLIRAAEKFDHEKGYKFSTYATWWIRQAITRAIADQSRTIRLPVHLYETISRIKKTTKTLSQEFGRKPTEEEIAESMEMTIEKLRFIAKSAQLPISLETPIGKEEDSRLGDFIEADIENPEQDVAKNLLREDLEGVLATLSPRERDVLRLRYGLDDGRMKTLEEIGQIFDVTRERIRQIEAKALRKLRHPNRNGVLKEYIK; encoded by the coding sequence ATGAGCACCGCACTCCCCAAGGCCAAGCCCGCTGCCCAGATCCTGATGGTGGCCACGGCTACGGGTGAAGCGGTGAACGTCAGCCCCGCCGCCGCCGACCAGATCGCCACCGACACCCCAGCCGCCACCAAGGGAAAGGCCGCCGGCAAGGCCACCAAGCCCGCCGCCAAGACCGGAGCTGCCGCCAAGGCCAAGGCTGCTGCCAAAACCTCCACCCCCAAGACCTCCGCCAAGGCCACTGCCGCCAAGTCCTCCGCTGGGAAGGCCTCTGCTGGAAAGGTCTCTGCTGCGAATGCGTCCGCCGCCGATCTCGATGCCGCGGCGGATGAACTGCTGGCCGCCGCCGGCACCGCGGGCGCCAAGGCCGATGCCAGTGCCAAGGCCGCCAAGGCTCCCAAGGCCGCCGGGGATCAGAAGCCCGCCGGAGACGAGAAGGCCGCCAAGGCCCTGGCCAGCATCAAGGTGGGGCCCAAGGGGGTCTACACGGAAGACTCGATCCGGGTGTACCTGCAGGAGATCGGCCGCATCCGGCTGCTGCGCCCCGATGAGGAGATCGAGCTGGCCCGCAAGATCGCCGATCTCCTCCAGCTGGAGGAGCTGGCGGCCCAGTTCGAGGCGGACCATGGCCACTATCCCGACAACAAGGAGTGGGCGGCCCTCGTGGACATGCCCCTGATCAAGTTCCGGCGGCGGCTGATGCTGGGCCGCCGGGCCAAGGAAAAGATGGTGCAGTCGAACCTGCGGCTGGTGGTGTCGATCGCCAAGAAGTACATGAACCGGGGCCTGAGCTTCCAGGACCTGATCCAGGAAGGCTCCCTCGGTCTGATCCGCGCCGCCGAGAAGTTCGACCACGAGAAGGGCTACAAGTTCTCCACCTACGCCACCTGGTGGATCCGTCAGGCGATCACCCGGGCCATCGCCGACCAGAGCCGCACCATCCGCCTGCCGGTCCACCTCTACGAAACGATCTCTCGCATCAAGAAAACCACCAAGACCCTCTCGCAGGAGTTCGGCCGCAAGCCCACCGAGGAGGAGATCGCCGAATCGATGGAGATGACCATCGAGAAGCTGCGCTTCATCGCCAAGAGCGCCCAGCTGCCCATCTCTCTGGAGACCCCGATCGGAAAGGAGGAGGATTCCCGTCTGGGTGACTTCATCGAAGCCGACATCGAGAACCCCGAGCAGGACGTGGCCAAGAACCTCCTGCGCGAAGACCTCGAGGGCGTGCTCGCCACCCTGAGCCCCCGCGAGCGTGATGTGCTCCGCCTGCGCTACGGCCTCGATGACGGACGCATGAAGACCCTCGAGGAGATCGGCCAGATCTTCGACGTGACCCGCGAGCGGATCCGGCAGATCGAGGCCAAGGCCCTGCGCAAGCTCCGCCATCCCAACCGGAACGGCGTGCTCAAGGAATACATCAAGTGA